The following proteins are co-located in the Dyadobacter chenwenxiniae genome:
- a CDS encoding NUDIX hydrolase has protein sequence MNNYPQASRILLAIDCIIFGFDGKDIKLLLIKRNFEPEKGKWSLMGGFLNADEDLSDGAARILYNLTGLKNIYVEQLETYGKINRDPAERTVSVVFFALIQIEDHDSDAVKSHNASWITLENRPSLIFDHEDMVCKAIEHLKYKAALHPIGFELLPELFTIPQLQKLYEAIYNIPLDRRNFSRKLLSTGLLIDTGSKNSNSTTKKATLYKLDEVRYKEKFHSFWNFMPDSMKQS, from the coding sequence GGGAAGGATATCAAACTTTTGCTGATCAAAAGGAATTTTGAGCCTGAAAAGGGGAAATGGTCATTAATGGGTGGTTTCCTCAATGCAGATGAGGATCTGTCGGACGGCGCAGCACGGATTTTGTATAACCTCACCGGGCTGAAAAACATCTACGTCGAGCAGCTCGAAACGTATGGCAAGATCAACCGCGACCCGGCAGAGAGGACCGTTTCGGTTGTGTTTTTTGCCCTTATCCAGATTGAGGACCACGACTCGGATGCTGTGAAGAGCCACAATGCTTCCTGGATCACGCTGGAAAACCGTCCCTCGCTGATTTTTGACCACGAAGATATGGTTTGCAAGGCCATTGAACATTTAAAATATAAGGCTGCCCTGCATCCCATTGGTTTCGAGCTGTTACCGGAGCTTTTTACCATTCCTCAACTACAAAAGCTTTACGAGGCAATTTATAACATTCCGCTCGACAGGCGCAATTTCAGCAGAAAGCTGTTGTCAACGGGCCTGCTCATCGACACGGGCAGCAAGAATAGTAACAGCACGACAAAAAAGGCAACATTGTACAAGCTGGATGAGGTGAGATACAAGGAAAAATTCCATTCTTTTTGGAATTTTATGCCAGATAGTATGAAACAGTCGTAG